The Pseudomonas triclosanedens genome has a window encoding:
- a CDS encoding MurR/RpiR family transcriptional regulator, with product MKNLLEQIKGRLDELNKAERKVAEVILRDPQQATRFSIAALAQAASVSEPTVNRFCRSFDMSGYPELKIQLAQSLASGAAFVTQAVADDDGPEAYTRKIFSSTIASLDSAYKQLAPKVIDRAVDLMIQARQIHFFGLGASSSVALDAQHKFFRFNLAVSAHSDVLMQRMIASVAHTGDLFVVISYTGRTRELVEVAHLARQNGASVLGLTAAGSPLARASTLSLDIPLPEDTDIYMPMTSRIIQLTVLDVLATGVTLRRGVDFQPHLRRIKESLLPTRYPLDEDR from the coding sequence ATGAAGAACCTGCTGGAGCAGATCAAGGGCCGCCTGGATGAATTGAACAAGGCCGAACGCAAGGTTGCCGAAGTGATCCTGCGCGATCCCCAGCAGGCCACGCGTTTCAGTATTGCCGCGCTGGCCCAGGCCGCCAGTGTCAGCGAACCGACGGTGAATCGCTTCTGCCGCTCCTTCGACATGAGCGGTTATCCGGAGCTGAAGATCCAGCTCGCGCAGAGCCTGGCCAGCGGCGCCGCCTTCGTCACCCAGGCGGTGGCCGACGACGACGGCCCCGAGGCATACACCCGGAAGATTTTCAGCAGCACCATCGCCTCGCTGGACAGTGCCTACAAGCAACTCGCCCCCAAAGTAATCGACCGCGCCGTGGACCTCATGATCCAGGCCCGGCAGATCCACTTCTTCGGCCTCGGCGCGTCGAGTTCCGTGGCGCTGGACGCCCAGCACAAGTTCTTCCGCTTCAACCTGGCGGTGTCAGCCCACAGTGACGTGCTGATGCAGCGCATGATTGCCTCGGTGGCCCACACCGGCGACCTTTTCGTGGTGATTTCCTACACAGGGCGCACCCGCGAACTGGTGGAAGTCGCGCATCTCGCGCGGCAGAACGGCGCTTCGGTGCTTGGCCTGACCGCCGCCGGCTCCCCGCTCGCCCGCGCCAGCACACTGAGCCTGGACATCCCGCTGCCCGAGGACACCGACATCTATATGCCGATGACCTCGCGGATCATCCAGCTCACGGTGCTCGATGTGCTCGCCACCGGCGTGACGCTGCGCCGTGGCGTGGACTTCCAGCCGCACCTGCGGCGGATCAAGGAAAGCCTGCTGCCGACGCGCTACCCGCTCGACGAGGACCGCTGA
- the zwf gene encoding glucose-6-phosphate dehydrogenase, whose protein sequence is MPEVRVLPCTLALFGALGDLALRKLLPALYQLDRESLLHGDTRILALARDEGAGEAPLAVIERRLRQAVPAGEWDESVWGRFHARLTPMSMDFLDAGAYAALAGRVDGEQPLVAYFATAASVFGGICANLAAVGLAERTRVVLEKPIGHDLESSRAVNDAVARFFPENRIYRIDHYLGKETVQNLIALRFANSLFETQWNQNHISHVEITVAEKVGIEGRWGYFDKAGQLRDMVQNHLLQLLCLIAMDPPSDLTADSIRDEKVKVLRALEPIAPEQLATRVVRGQYTAGFIDGKAVPGYLAEENANPNSDAETFVALRVDIRNWRWSGVPFYLRTGKRMPQKLSQIVIHFKEPPHYIFAPEQRSLISNRLIIRLQPDEGISLQVMTKDQGLGKGMQLRTGPLQLNFSETFQTARTPDAYERLLLEVMQGNQYLFVRKDEVEFAWKWCDHLIAGWGRLGEEPKPYPAGTWGPQAAVALIARDGKDWYGDL, encoded by the coding sequence ATGCCGGAAGTCCGCGTTCTGCCTTGTACCCTCGCGCTGTTCGGTGCGCTGGGCGATCTCGCCTTGCGCAAGCTGCTGCCGGCGCTGTACCAGCTCGATCGCGAGAGCCTGCTGCATGGCGATACCCGTATCCTTGCCCTGGCCCGCGATGAAGGTGCCGGTGAGGCCCCGCTGGCGGTCATCGAGCGGCGCCTGCGCCAGGCGGTGCCGGCGGGCGAATGGGATGAGTCGGTGTGGGGGCGTTTCCATGCGCGCCTGACCCCCATGAGCATGGATTTCCTCGACGCCGGCGCCTATGCGGCGCTGGCCGGGCGGGTCGATGGCGAACAGCCGCTGGTGGCCTATTTCGCCACTGCCGCCTCTGTGTTCGGCGGCATCTGCGCGAACCTGGCCGCAGTCGGGCTTGCCGAGCGTACCCGCGTGGTGCTGGAAAAGCCCATCGGCCATGACCTGGAGTCATCGCGCGCGGTGAATGATGCCGTGGCGCGTTTCTTCCCGGAAAACCGCATCTACCGGATCGACCACTATCTGGGCAAGGAGACGGTGCAGAACCTTATCGCGCTGCGCTTCGCCAACAGCCTGTTCGAAACCCAGTGGAATCAGAATCATATTTCCCACGTGGAAATCACCGTGGCCGAGAAGGTCGGCATCGAAGGCCGCTGGGGCTATTTCGACAAAGCCGGCCAATTGCGCGACATGGTGCAGAACCACCTGTTGCAGTTGCTCTGCCTGATCGCGATGGACCCGCCCAGCGACCTCACCGCTGACAGCATCCGCGATGAGAAGGTCAAGGTACTGCGCGCGCTGGAGCCGATCGCGCCGGAGCAACTGGCGACTCGCGTGGTACGTGGGCAGTACACCGCCGGCTTCATCGACGGCAAGGCGGTGCCCGGCTATCTCGCCGAGGAGAACGCCAACCCCAACAGCGATGCGGAAACCTTCGTCGCGTTGCGGGTGGATATCCGCAACTGGCGCTGGTCCGGGGTGCCGTTCTATCTGCGCACCGGCAAGCGCATGCCGCAGAAGCTGTCGCAGATCGTCATCCACTTCAAGGAGCCGCCGCACTACATCTTCGCGCCGGAGCAGCGTTCGTTGATCAGCAACCGCCTGATCATCCGCCTGCAGCCGGACGAGGGTATCTCCCTGCAGGTGATGACCAAGGACCAGGGCCTGGGCAAGGGCATGCAGTTGCGCACCGGCCCGCTGCAACTGAATTTCTCCGAAACCTTCCAGACCGCTCGTACCCCGGATGCCTATGAGCGATTGCTGCTGGAGGTCATGCAAGGCAACCAGTACCTGTTCGTGCGCAAGGACGAGGTGGAGTTCGCCTGGAAGTGGTGCGACCACCTGATCGCCGGCTGGGGGCGTCTGGGCGAGGAGCCCAAGCCATACCCGGCGGGGACCTGGGGACCACAGGCGGCCGTAGCTCTTATCGCCCGTGACGGGAAGGACTGGTATGGCGATCTTTGA
- a CDS encoding aldose epimerase family protein, whose translation MLEHPLQRFFHSMRAKRPFDWVRFQRRDLLLIDHPLCQAVFSRQGAQLLHFQPRGERPLLWCSSQWPSLSTAPVRGGIPVCWPWFGSHPVEADWPQHGWARQREWRMLDAWADDTRVVVSWQLDIEDWHVRLEARLGQDLDIELSSYHEDDSDCLFSFALQPYWRVGSLRRSMVHGMELDGKASGLPNTWAPHGAVKQVLYNTGSLVLEDAGWQRRLRIDKNASAGSVIWHPGSRAVEQVEPGEAERFLCIGAAGYRAGGLILAQGERMLLNLRAGLV comes from the coding sequence ATGCTCGAACACCCGCTGCAGCGCTTCTTTCATTCCATGCGGGCCAAGCGCCCCTTCGACTGGGTGCGCTTCCAGCGTCGCGACCTGTTGCTGATCGATCATCCACTGTGCCAGGCGGTTTTCAGTCGCCAGGGCGCGCAACTCCTGCATTTCCAGCCGCGCGGAGAGCGGCCGCTGCTGTGGTGTTCCAGCCAGTGGCCGAGTCTGAGCACCGCGCCGGTACGTGGCGGCATTCCGGTCTGCTGGCCTTGGTTCGGCAGCCACCCGGTCGAGGCTGACTGGCCGCAGCACGGCTGGGCCCGGCAGCGCGAGTGGCGCATGCTCGATGCCTGGGCGGACGACACCAGGGTGGTGGTGAGCTGGCAACTGGATATCGAGGACTGGCACGTGCGCCTGGAAGCGCGCCTGGGGCAGGATCTGGATATCGAGCTTTCCAGCTACCACGAAGACGACAGCGATTGCCTGTTCAGTTTTGCCCTGCAGCCGTACTGGCGGGTGGGTTCGCTGCGCCGCTCGATGGTGCACGGCATGGAGCTGGACGGTAAGGCCAGCGGCCTGCCCAATACCTGGGCACCGCACGGAGCGGTCAAGCAGGTGCTGTACAACACCGGTTCCCTGGTGCTGGAGGACGCCGGCTGGCAGCGGCGCCTGCGGATCGACAAGAACGCCAGCGCCGGCAGTGTGATCTGGCATCCCGGCAGCCGTGCGGTGGAGCAGGTCGAGCCGGGCGAAGCGGAACGCTTCCTGTGCATCGGCGCCGCCGGCTATCGCGCTGGCGGGCTGATCCTCGCGCAGGGCGAACGGATGTTGCTGAACCTGCGGGCGGGGCTGGTCTGA
- a CDS encoding glucokinase: protein MNSSNAQSGFALVGDIGGTNARFALWRGEVLESIQVLACADYPRPEDAVRDYLLRVGEPLAGVRNVCLACAGPVGAGDFRFTNNHWVIRRDAFRAELGLSHLLLVNDFSTMAWAASRLSDEHRVQVRPGRVLDDRARLIIGPGTGLGVGSLMPLPGGGWEVLPCEGGHVDLPVTSERDFAIWQLLREKYGHVSAERVLSGSGLENLYRMSCQLDGVEARCASAAEIGERALAGDAYADAVLEHFFLWLARVAGNAVLTVGALGGVFITGGIVPRFLERFQRSGFSSAFAARGKTSGPYLDQVPVWVMTAEHPGLFGAGVALEQALKNES, encoded by the coding sequence ATGAATTCCAGCAACGCGCAGAGCGGTTTCGCCCTAGTCGGCGATATCGGCGGCACCAACGCTCGCTTCGCCTTGTGGCGCGGTGAGGTTCTCGAATCTATCCAGGTCCTGGCCTGCGCCGATTACCCGCGCCCGGAAGACGCCGTGCGCGACTACCTGCTGCGTGTCGGAGAGCCGCTGGCCGGGGTTCGCAATGTCTGCCTGGCGTGCGCCGGGCCAGTGGGCGCTGGGGATTTCCGTTTCACCAACAATCACTGGGTGATCCGCCGCGATGCGTTCCGCGCCGAGTTGGGTCTGAGCCATCTGCTGCTGGTCAATGACTTCAGCACGATGGCCTGGGCAGCTTCGCGGCTGTCGGATGAGCATCGTGTACAGGTACGACCAGGTCGGGTGCTGGATGACCGGGCAAGGTTGATCATCGGGCCGGGCACCGGGCTTGGTGTCGGCAGCCTGATGCCGTTGCCTGGCGGGGGCTGGGAGGTGTTGCCCTGCGAGGGCGGGCACGTCGATCTGCCGGTGACTTCCGAGCGTGATTTCGCCATCTGGCAACTGCTGCGCGAGAAGTACGGCCATGTGTCGGCGGAGCGTGTGCTCTCTGGCAGCGGCCTGGAAAATCTCTATCGCATGAGCTGCCAGCTCGATGGCGTCGAGGCGCGCTGTGCCAGCGCCGCCGAGATCGGCGAGCGCGCGCTGGCCGGTGATGCGTATGCCGACGCGGTGCTGGAGCACTTTTTCCTCTGGCTGGCGCGGGTTGCCGGCAACGCCGTGCTGACGGTGGGGGCGCTGGGTGGTGTGTTTATCACCGGTGGCATTGTTCCGCGCTTTCTGGAGCGCTTCCAGCGCAGCGGGTTTTCCTCGGCATTCGCAGCGCGCGGCAAGACCAGCGGTCCGTATCTCGACCAGGTGCCTGTGTGGGTGATGACCGCCGAGCATCCCGGACTGTTCGGTGCCGGCGTGGCGTTGGAGCAGGCCCTCAAGAACGAGTCCTGA
- the pgl gene encoding 6-phosphogluconolactonase, whose amino-acid sequence MAIFEPKLMEGMAWKTWNSPAEQAKGLADAVADALREALIERGRALLVVSGGRSPAAFLEALSGALLDWSNVAVSLADERWVPESHPDSNAGLLRRHLFKGAAAKARFIGLYQPAASLEEAADKADQFLGELALPIDVLVLGMGDDGHTASLFPSSPGLVEALDPSSPRRCLPMWAPAVPHQRLTLTRAVLQNARVQLLAIQGEAKLATLSQALSDNDELRMPVSAFLRLPLSIHWCP is encoded by the coding sequence ATGGCGATCTTTGAACCGAAATTGATGGAAGGCATGGCCTGGAAAACCTGGAATAGTCCCGCCGAGCAGGCGAAGGGGCTGGCCGACGCGGTAGCGGACGCGCTGCGCGAGGCTCTGATCGAACGTGGCCGTGCGCTGCTGGTGGTATCTGGCGGGCGCAGCCCGGCGGCATTTCTCGAAGCGCTGAGTGGCGCGCTGCTGGACTGGTCGAACGTGGCCGTGAGCCTGGCTGACGAGCGCTGGGTGCCGGAGTCGCACCCCGACAGCAACGCCGGCCTGTTGCGCCGCCATCTGTTCAAGGGGGCGGCCGCCAAGGCGCGTTTCATTGGCCTGTACCAGCCGGCCGCATCGCTGGAGGAGGCTGCGGACAAGGCCGATCAGTTCCTCGGCGAGCTCGCGTTGCCCATCGACGTGCTGGTGCTGGGCATGGGCGACGACGGCCACACTGCCTCGCTGTTTCCGAGCAGCCCGGGGCTGGTGGAGGCGCTCGATCCTTCCAGCCCGCGCCGCTGCCTGCCGATGTGGGCGCCGGCGGTTCCGCACCAGCGCCTGACCCTGACCCGCGCTGTGTTGCAGAACGCGCGGGTACAACTGCTGGCCATCCAGGGGGAAGCCAAGCTGGCCACCCTGAGCCAGGCCCTCAGCGATAACGATGAACTGCGCATGCCGGTCAGCGCGTTTCTTCGTTTACCTCTTTCGATCCATTGGTGCCCCTGA